The genomic segment GCTAGATTGAACAGAAGGGAATTTGGGGTGGGAACGGAGCAGCCTGGCTGCCGGGCAGAGGGGAGAGCTGCAACAGGTATCCTGGGAACCACGGGCGCAAGAGAGGTAGGACAACTCTTCTTCTGCAGGCCAACAGCAAGCAAGGCCCTTCACTTCCCAATAACAAGAGATATCTGGGATGAAAATGGAGGGAGATCCCTCCTCCAGGCGAGTCAAACCCAGAAGCTGGGGCCCTGCAAGAGATGCGCCTGGGGCAGGAGCGcccagcaggcagggacaggagcagagcccaggagagCCGCCCCAGGAGGTGGCCAGCAGAAGGGGCGGGATGCGGGCGGTGATAGATGCCAGGGTGCTGATGAGTTCACAGTCTTCGGGGTCATTAATCAGATCAGAGCTGGATTAAGGTGTCCGAGGTCTGATTAGCTTCATTTCCCGCCTCGGGAAGGAGGGAACTTGCTTTCCCATCCATCAGGGTCCTCCGGCGACAGCTCACCTGGTTGCTAACTAGATCTGAGGATTGCAATGAGCGAGCGTGGCTCTGGCCTGGTCCCTTACCTCTGCCCGTTGCAGAAGGGTCTGCACACAGGAGATAACACAACCCCGAGCGTCAGCCGAAGGCCACAGCCCCCAGGATATCAGCCAGAGAGAGCCTGACCCCACGGCCCAGGCATGCAAGAAGGGCACTGCAGACTCGCATCCTTCCCCAGCCACCTGCCAGCGGTGCCTCGGCTCTCAGAAATGAGCCGTGGAGGGGGACAGGTAGCATTTGGGAGCACAGTTCAGTTTTACAGCCCCGCCGTTTCCTCGCTGTCACCTTGGGCAGCAACGTAACACCCCTCAGCAAAGCCGACTGCCCCGAGATCAAAGCCCAGGGTGCCGAGGAAAACACACACCCCGATAAAAAACCGCCGACTGGGAGCAGACTCTCGCTTTCCCAGGATCAGGTCCTTATCCCAGGCTTCAGACAAAGACAAGACCCGTGCTGAGGCTGTTTTAATCTCCAATTAACCCATAATTTTGGCCGCTCATAGGCCGTGGTTTAACACCAAGCCGTTCTGGTGGGTTTGGGCGGTGGCAGGCACGGATTTCTACCACCTTGCTCCCACCAAGGCTTGACCTTCTAAGTCTTGCAGGAGCTTCCCTGTCCCCAGGAGGCTTGCTAAGGATTAACTGCTCCTCCAGCCAGGGCTTTCTGCCTTTGGAAATGACTTCCCCAGATTTTTGGAGCCCTAACCATCACCCGCAGCGCTgcagcccttcccctgcccctcgcAGGCCACCCCTACCTCCGGGCTCTGGGAAGCCGCAggaggctggtggggaaggTAAATAAACTGCCAGCCCCGGGGTGATTTGTGGCAAAATGAACAGCCCCGAAGTCACCTGCGGGTGGCCCGGTGAGATAATGGCTCCTAATCTCCTGGTGGGAGCCGGGCTTTGCGGGGTCAGACCTGGCACGGCCAGCCCGGTGTCCCAGGCTGCTTGGTGGCCGTCCCCTCTGCAGAAGGCACCGAAGCAGCTGTCCGCACAGCCCAGCgcccccagggctccccaaACCCCTTGAGGTGTCTCCCAGCGATGGCAGGAGCAAGTGCCAGGAGTGCCACCAAAGCCACCTGCACGCCTGCTCCCGGGCTGCGCCGTGCgcctctgtccctgcctgcaccccctTCTGCTCGGGgtctgcctgctcctgcccatCCCGGGGGTCTCCGagccagctgcaggctgcccagggcttctccaggctgtgccatcagcaggcagagctctgccctAAGGGACAGAGGGATCCCCACGTCTCCATCCCCCAGCACTGCACGGGCTCAGTGGGGAGCTCCGCAGCCCCCCCTGCTCACCGCATCCAGCCTCCACAATCCCCCCGTGGTGCTGAGCCCGGGTACCTGCCCCAAGCGAAGGGGTTAACAGGGAGAGCAAACACCGCGCAGTCCCTCCCAGACAGGCCTCCTGCAGGGATTTCTGAGCTGCTGTTTATTTAGCCAAGCGATTCCTCAAATAAGCAGCCCCATCTCTGATGGGACGTGGCAAGGCTGAGCAGAAAAACGTGTTAGCAGCTCCCCTCCTGGAGCAGGGGGATGGCAAACGGATGCAAGAAGGGCTGCTCGGAGTGGAACGAGCCAGAGGAAGCAATAGGATGCCAAAACCCACAGCAGCCACCCAGAGATCCCCTCCTTCTGGTGCACCAAACAAGCTCTGGAAGGACCCGGGCTCTGCCTCGTTGCCCGTCCTTGCCCCAGGCTTTGGCTTTTTGGAGAAAAGGCTGAACAGGTGTCGTACCCGACGGCCTGGCATCACTTAAGAGGGATGGGACGGGATGCACAGCCCATTGGGAACACCCTCCTGGTACACCCCTGTGTCCTCGCTCCCAGCACATCACGCCCCGTGCCTACAGCCCTActctccccccctgccccccccagcaaaGGGCACTGGGGCACCCCGCACCCCTGATTTGTCCCGTCAGCTCCAGGATTTTCAGCTCCCATTTGGCTTCGCAGGGTCCTGAGCTGCTCCcccagagggaagggaagcgAGGCTGGGCCCTGGGTGCAGGGTGACCCCCGGCACAGCCTCACCTCCTGCTAATGGGCTTTCCATGGAGTCAGCTCCCAGCCCGCTCCCAGGGTGACTGGATAAAtcagctgctcctcccaggACCTTGGGCTCTAATTAATGTCAGCTCATTAACGAGATAACGGCCATTTATTACCCTGTCTCCCTGGCTGCTGATTAACCCTTTCCCGAGGCAGGGGGTGGCGATGGCATGgggtggcaggagctggggacgTCCCTGCAGTGACACCCAGGGGTGCCTCGGGAGGATggggggacaggcagggcttctAGGGCTGAGCGAGGAAAGGATGGGACAGGGTTTGTGTGGGTGTGTGCGTGGCAGAGTTTTCCCCCTTTTGGCACAGAAAAGGGGTCCATGGATTACAGCCAAGGCCCTCGTGTCCTCACCTCTAGGTGCAAAAGCAGCCCCGGCTCCGTCTCCCCCGGCACTGCCGCCCCACCGGCCCTACGGAGCAGTGGGGCAGGGTgatctgccctggggaagggggtgccaagggggctggggagggcacgGTACCCCCTCCCGGGGGGCTCACGCTGTCGTTACATCAATCACGGTGCGCCGTGGCTCCCTATTAGCGGGAGCAGCGGCTGGTTAATCAGGCTGAGGGCTTCGGCTCGTTAAGCTGACACCTCCGCTGCGAGAGTGAGACATGGGGGCACGCGAGGTgccacttatttattttctgcctttcccagggaatatattaaacaaattaaattccTGGAGTGTTGGGTCAGCACCGACCGCTCTGCGCctgtgcccagcacagccacgGGGAGGGTCTGCCGCAgagcccggcccccccccagcccctcgcgATGAGGCACAGCCCCCATTGCCCTCCCCATTCCCCttccctgggtgctgggaggagaTCTTGCAGGGAATGCAGACCGTGGCTTGGCGCAGAAGCTCCTCGGCCAGGGCTGGTGCCAGCTGTAGCCCTGGCATTTGTTTGtgggggctggtggcagggtgGCACCGCGAGGACCTCTCCGTGGCTCAGCCCGCTGGAAGGCCGTGAGCGTTTTCTCCGTAGCACCTCACAGTCTCCGTCCCAGGACACTAAGAACGGGGGATTTAGGAGAACACCCCCAAAAGTGCTTTCATGCCTTAACAGCGCTGGTGTTGGCTTCAACCTATGTGGAGCCCTGAGAAGGCTCTTTACCGAAACAGCCCCTGCTTCAGGACCAGCCACCCCTTCAAAAGCGAATGTTGGCCCTGCTCAGATGCCCCAAGGGTTCGTGAGCCATTTCCTCGCCGCTGGCTGCAGCACCCCACCCCGGGGCTGGCCGTGCTtcagccctgctccaggtctCTTTGGGACGAGGACCGACGACCGTGGGTGGGGGACTTGCCCCACGTGAGCCATTTGTTGATTTATCGGCCGTTCGCAGCTCTTTCCTCTGCCACCACCGCTTCCCTCCCCATCCTCGCAGCAAAGCTGGCGGCAGCCTGTCCCGCTCCGCTGTCCCGTCCCTTTTCGGCAGCCTCTTCCCCTCGCAGATCCCAGTCCCTTCCACTTAACCGCAGtcctcccagcacctcctcgGTTCGGGAGCAGTCCCACCTTCCGCCGGTGGAAGGGTGACTCCCTGGAGGTTAGCGACgaattagaaataatttaatttaccTCCCCATTCGGGCGCTTTGATGAGCTGAAAGGCCCCTTGTCAGGCGGCGAATCCATCTTCCTCCAGCCTTACATCAAATTTCATTCCCTAATTAGAAACTCCTGCCCCGGAGCgtgctgccccccgccccggccgccccgtctcccccaccagcaccattaggaaaataaatcGTTCCATTAGCCGCATTGTTGTGGCTGGggggcccccgccgccgggagTTAttggagcaggagggagggcGGGGGATGCAGAGGGATGATTTATTAAGGAAAAGGGCCCTGATTAGATCCTTCCCCGGTCCCTCGCGAGCACATACTCGCAACACCCCGTCCCGGGGCACCCCGCAGCCGCTGGCAGGAGGTGACTGCGGGATGGCGGCGGGGTTCCCGGGGCCGTATCCTGCAGGTGCCCGGCTCCCCGGGCGGCGCTGGGACCCCGCACGAGGTAACGTCGGTGCCCGCTGCCTGGGGGACCGCCGGCATcacccccccggtgctgccacCCCGCAGCCGGGGTTGTGCGGGCGCTGCGACGGCAGAAGGCCGGGGGGCGAGGGACAGACGGGAGaggcggggacggggctggggtcccccctTGTTAACAAGGCCGGGCCCTGTAACCTTTACAAGGCGCTGAATGGGAGGTGGGAACCTCTCCTCCCCTgatttggggccggggggggggtctagGCTTGGATTTTAGGGAGGGGGGACGCCCGCTGCCCCAGATGGGAGCATGTGTGGGGCTTCTCCCGCCGCCACAtgccctccctctccctcccgcCCACCATTCACATGGTAATGGGGACAAATTGATGGAGGGACATCCATTGTGGTacccccccggcagcccggcCCTTCTGCCGGCCACCCACCAGCATCCCTATCCATCACCACCTCGGggtgggacgggacgggacggggtgGGGGCCCCGGTGGGATCCCCGCCAGGATCACTGTGCTTTCCACGGAGCTCTCTGGGGGAGCTGACAGGGCTTCAGGAGGGCAAAGAGCCCAAAATTTTATTTACGGGTCCTTCCTCTTCATGCCCTGGGGGCAGCCCAGAGCCAGCACCCCACATTTCCCCCGCTTCCACCCCAAAGCAGCCCgcagtgccctgcagcagcctcctaACGGGGCAGAGATCGTTTCCCCCATGCCCACAGATACCCTAAAACCCCGGGCCTGGAGATGCCCCCAACACCACGGGACATCCCCGAAGGGCACAAccggtgctgctggggggggcctgCCCCCGTCAgctgggctggtgctgagctgcgaGGGGGCACGGCCGGAGCATCCCCTCTggagcagagcccccccacctcgggctccccccggccgcGGCACCGCCGGCAGCCCGATGGAAATTTCACTCCATAAAGCGGCTCTCCAAGGCCTgaccccgcgcccccccccccccccccgggggaccAGTTTGTCCTTCTCTGTAATAAGAACCTAATTAAATTAGCCCAGCCGCCTCGCCGAGCCCTTAAATTAGCCGCGGTGAGGAGGGCCCTCGCTGACAGCCCGCCGCCGGATTGCTCCGCGCTCGCCGTGCTTTGGGGTCTGGGCAAAGACCCCAGGGGGGGGGACCCCACTCCCAGCCCCGCTgtgggacagggacggggaggcttggggatggggcaggggcgCACGGGGAGCCTGCGTGGGGCACGGGGGTGTGGGGTGGGCTGgaggggggacggggctggctcggggtgggggggacagaGCTGGAGGTTGTTAGCACCAAGCCGATGGGGAGAACCCCATGCGCCACGCGGGGGGGGGTCCATCCCCAGGGGAGCACCGGGGTAACGGGGGCTGCGGTGATGGGGAGCCACCCGGGGGTGGCTCTCAGCTTGCTCTGCCCTAAGTTGGGGGCTGCAGGTTGAAGgcaatgccccccccccgaggctgAGTCCCCCCACAGCAGAGCTCGGAGCACCCTCCTGGGAGATGACAGATTTATTGGGCCGTGCCCCCGACCAGGAAAGGTACATCCAGTGAAGAGACAAACATGCACTTGCCCACTCGTGCTCCCTCGCTTTGCCCCGGACAACAATCACCATAAAaactgtgctttaaaataatctttaaataatttctgcttttcattaaaataataataataataataaaaaaaaataataaatcccCACCCCCGCCCCCAAACAAAGAGCTTGCCTGCCCCTCCCGGTCCCACCTTCCCCTGCACGCGCCGGCGATGCCTCCCGGCCATGGTACATACAAAgagcagataaataaataaaggcgCGTGAttccgcgggggggggggggggtgccggtcacagcccccccccggccccctccgcACTTCCACTGCCGGGGAGGCCGAGGCTCTAactgggattttgggggatttttgggggcgCTGGCCAGACCCCCAGCCCGGGTGAGCAGCAATGAGATACCCTGAGGgtttggggtgccggggggggggcgggaggtcaggccaggcagggctctgctccagcacctggggggggggggttctgagCTTTGGGGTGCAAAAGGTGTGGATTTGGGATGGGGCAGCTTGGGTCACGCTGGCCAGCCTTCTCCACCGGCAGCACCCGTGCCACCGAGTCCCGGGTCTCGTGCCAGAGATgtgccagccccagggggaATGTcacacgcccccccccccccagcaccccgggacccccctcccaaatcctccccGCGGGGTCCAGCCGGGCTGTAAGCTGCCGGGAGCTCCCTCctttgcccccccagcccctccgggcCCTGCTCCCCCTCGTCTGCCAGACCTCCGCCGTTCGCTAACCCTGCACACGCACACGCACgtcacacgcacacacacacatagcaGCATGTGGATCCCGCCGGGGGCGCCCTCCACCAGCaagggggcgaggagggggcgCGGAGGAGGCgtgcggggggagcccccccacTCTGCCCCCCCTCTGCCGGGGGCACGTCCccgtgccgcccccccccccccccccgagagccGCCCCGCGGCCACCTCCTCCGCCAGAGCACCCTCAGCTCTCCACCCGGGGCACCCCCAGCGGGTGGAAGCTGtcggggggcagcagcagcctgcccaggCGGTAGAGCAGCCCCGAGTACCAGTGCACGCCGTCCCCCTGCGCCCCCGGCCACCCCACCAGGCTGTGGTAGAGCCGGAGCGGCCAGAAAGCCAGCTGGGCCAGCTGGTGCTCCTGCACCAGGGCGAAGCACGAGGCCACCACGTCGTCCACCACCAGCGTCCCGTGGCTCGTCAGCGGGGCGTAAGCCCCCACGTCTGTCCGGCCCCTCACCCCCACCACCTCGGCGGCCTGCAAGCCCCCCGAGCCCGACGCCACCAGCACGAAGTGTCCGGGGCGCACGCGGCTGGCAAAGGTGGGGCGGAAGCGGGCAGCGGGCGCTGAGGCGTTCTCGGCCACGAAGAGCAGGTGGGTGGGCGTCAGGGCCAggcgccgggggggctcccgcGTCTCGATGACGTGGAAGGCGGTGAGGGCGCGGGGTTCCTTGTCCAGGAAGGCCAGGAAGTCACTGTAGGTGGGACGGCCGGCCCCGTCCATCGCCAGCACCCGCTGGCCCGGCCGCAGCGCCCACAGCGGCGTCCGGGCGCCGTTCTCCAGCGTCGCCAGGGCCCGGCCGGGGAAGCAGCCGCCCGTCTTCGCAGCAGCCGAGTGCTCTGCgcggggagagagaggagaggagggttACCCGTCTGCGAGAcccccagcatctcccctgtGACATGCAGAGACCCCCGTGCTGCCCGGCTTTGCCCGCTGCTCTGGCGTCGCTACCCTGCACAGCTCCCCCGCGCACAGTCCTGGGGTCCCACCCCCCCGTGCCGTTCGGGGGGGTTGCTGTGTGTGCCAGCACCTGCTTCCCAATGCAGGGCCAGGGCACCGTGACCACTCTGCAAAGCAGGGTCCCCAAACCTGCCTGGCCCAGGGAGCAGCCAGCGCAAAGTGCGGCCCCGCTGCAAAGCGCAGGGTGAACACCCCTTGGGTGCGGGGGCACCCGAAGTTTGAAGAGCGGGTGCAGAGCCCCGTGCTGGTGGCAGGCAGAGAAGCAGAGCGCGTGGCCGCTCCCTGGGTGCCAGGGCGCTCCCTGCCTGCCCGTGCACTGCGGTGCAGCACCCACGGCACCACCGGGGAGGATGCAACAAGGAAGGGCGGCAGGGCGCAGCGCCCGGCACCGCAGCTCGCCCCCACCCcttgctgcagccccctcctccccctgcctgcccGCTCGCCCCGCGCTCCCTGCACCAAAGCCCTCTCTCAGCTGCAGGGACGTGTCAAAACCCCCGGCCAGCATCAGGGAAAAGCCACcaggctgctgggcagggcCACGCCAGCAGCAATCACAAGGCAAAGCACCCGAACACCTGGGGACATGTCCCCTGGGGCGGTGGCACAGGGGGACTGCCCCTCTCCAGGCGAAACAAGTCACCGGGTGTCCCCAGCGCCCAGGGTACATCCAGCCAGGTGCTGGCACTGGCAGGGGATCCCCGGCTTCCCAAGGAGCGATgctcagccccccagcagccccggctcccccagggcacagccagcCCTGTCCTGGGGTCTATTCGATGCCCCCCCACTGCCTGCCAGGGACATCTCGCTTAggctccagctcctggcccTGCACGGTCCCAGCCTCGagctcccagcccctggggcCCTCTCCCGGGTCCCCACCTGacccctcagcctccccccaGGTCGCActgcccccccatccctccccagcctcgGGCAGAGCCAGATCCCAGCCCCCAGGCCCATGAAGAGAGGCATCCATCTCTGGGACAGAATCCTTTTATTGCTCAGACGAGGTGCAGCGTCCGCCCCGTGCCTGCTCCCCAGCAAGGGACAGGTCCCAGATCCTGCACCCCACGTCCCCAGGCAGGCGTCAGAgccacggggcggggggggatgGCAGGAGGGCAAGGGGGGCACCTGGCAGAAGCAGGGGCACAGGCACCGGGCACGGAGGGATGTGCGGGTGCAGGGGGGACCCGACGAGACGCAATACATACAACAGGCCACGCGGCCATCcgtacaaaaataaaagccatttaCTAAGAGGCAGGGGCAGCCCGGCTGCCCTCTGTACACAGCTCTGGAGGGGGCCAGGATGGGCACCCCACAGGCTCCACCACACACCCCACAGCTTTGGGGATAAATCTGGGGGGACCCggagccccggggagccgctGTGAGCCACGAGGCTCTGGCCAGCCTCCAGAAGCCCTCCAGGGTCTCAGGGCCCCGCTCGGCTGCCTGGGCCGTGGCGTTTGTCTTCGGTCAGTCCAGGGGAGCATCCTGGGCTTCGAGAGCCTTGGTCCTTCTCCGGGGGCACAGCCCCACTCCTCCGGCCAGCCCCAAGGCACTGGGGTCACGGTCCTCGCTTCGGAGCCCGGCCCCGTTTCTCCGGCCAGCCCCTCCGGGCACCGGGAGCCCTGGTCCTCGGCCCACGCTTCGTCCCTCTTCTCCGGGGGTGCGTCGCTCCCTCTCTGCGCCGCGGTCGCCCCACGTCCATCGCGGGCCGGAGATGCGCCCGTCCTGGCATCGGCACGGGGGAGCGGGTCAGCGCGGGGGGCCAGCCTGGCGTCTGGGGGTGTCGGGCCGCTGGCCGCGGGCTAGGGCAGCAGGACAGGCACAGTGCGGTGGGAGCCGAGCGTGGGGACCCCACCCCGCAGCGCCCGGGCGAAGCGCGGGGACGAGGGGCACCGAGCGGCACCGCTGCGGGAGCCCCCGGCCACCGCGGCTCCTCGGGCGTGGGCGTGCgcgcagccggggggggggcacaccgTGACCGTGGGCAGGCCGGGCTCGTGTGGCACCGCCGAGGCTCTTTCCACGCGTGGGCACGGCCCTTTTGCCCCAGGGCCCCAGGGCGTGGGGCCGGCTGCGCGTCCCCGCCGTGCGTGTGccgctgctgccctctgccgcacgcccgcagcgccgccggcACCGGGCTCGCAGCCGGGAAgggacccggggggggctccgggggcctCGGGCACAGCTTCCCCATCACCACCTCcctcggcgggggggggcctTGCACCCCATAAAATCACACCTCGGAAACCCCTTTCAGCACCGTACGGGAGAAGCGAGCGACAGCAGCGACCGCAGCACCCGGCCCCGGCCGGCTTCCCGCagctcccgctgcccccggcacccccccggccctgctcccCGGCATGGAGCTGACCCCAGAACaccctgccctgtccctgcctcggtgtccctgtccctgcctgggtgtccctgtccctgctgcacGATGCCCTGGTGGCCGCAGGAGACCCCGGATGGGGGCTAAGGGACCGCAAGGGCAggggggacaggctgggggaaaagggggcGCGGGGTGGGAAAAGGAGGcgggtggatttgggggggtcagcAGACAGCTCTGACGGCAAATCTGCCCCACGGCACTGCTCCCACAGGGGTGTGACTCgctccctgccccgctgcctgccccggATAGGGAAATCAGGCTGCGGGAGCCAGcacccccccaggagccccccctcAGCCAGCAGCCGGGCTCCCATGGCACGCTGCAACAGGGGGgccgtcccccagccccgctcaccGTCCCCCCCAGCCTTACCTGACTTGACGGAGCAGTGGATGTGTGCCTTGGACTCGTAGTAGACCCAGTCGAAGCCGGCCTCCACGGCCAGGCGAGCCAGCATGCCGTACTTGTTGCGGTCCCTGTCCGAGGTGGTGATGTCCACGGCTCGGCCCTCGTAATGCAGCGACTCCTCCGAGTGGTGGCCGTCCTCGTCCCAGCCCTCCGTCACCCGCAGCTTCACCCCCGGCCACTGATTCATGACGGAGATGGCCAGGGAGTTCAGGCGGTCCTTGCAGcgctgcagggcagagggacagagTCAGGAAAAGCTTTTGGGATGGGGGATTTGCCCTCCTTGTTCGCAGGTTGCGCCCCACCATGCTTCCACGAAGCCAAGGgacagagaaaagcagctgaCAAGGAAACCCCGGGGGACAACAGCAGGTCCCAaagccccagggctgccacAGAGGTCACACAAGCGAGCTGAGTCCTGCCTCGTCCTGCCCTGCCGGGGTTTCTCACCCCAAAGCACAACCCCAAGGATGCCAGCCCTGGATGCCTGGGCGCCCCGGCCGCTTCCCCCAGAACAACATCTCCgtccccagctgcagctccagacCTGCTCCAGCCTTGCATCAGCCCCTTGTGCACCTGACTCACACGTACAGCCCGCACTGCTGGCCCCTTCCCTGGCTGCAAAGGGGACGGAGGACGGAAAAGGTGCAAAGAAAGTGATATTCATGGCGTTGAGGAGCTCCTTGACAGCACTGGGTGAGCAAGGCTAGGACTGCCCGGCCAGGAAGAGCTGGTGGGGGGGTACAGGAGAGCTCTGTGAAACCAGAGGGGGGGACGGAGCCATTAAGGTCCCAGACGGGGCAAGTCCTGGGAAACATTAAACGAAAGAACCGGGCAGCAGACTAAAAGCAGACACCGCGGGGGATGTTTTCGTGCTGTCACCGCTGAGCTGGAACTCCGTGCCGCAGGACGTCACGGTGGCAGCGACACAAGCAGGTCATGAGACGCTGTCCCAGGGAGCATGAACCAAGGCTATAAAACCTGGCGCTGGGTCCAACCCCTGGCTCAGAAAGGCCCTAGCACCGCTCCTgcggggagctgcccccagcacgtgggccctcaccctgtcccccaTCACCAGCTCCTGCCCCGGGGGAGGTGGGTGCTGCCGCTCCCGGGGAACCCCGCTTGCTCTTGGCATGGTCCAGGCCCCAGGAAGGGCAGTGCCAGGCAGGTCTTTGCCCCACATGGGGCGGGGGAGCGCCTCTGCCCTCTTCTCGTGGCTCCCTGGGTGTGGGGAGATAAGCCGGGAAGGTGTTGGACAAACAGTGcccaggagaggggaggaggagggaggggagcgaCTTTTGTCCTCACCAAACACCACCGTGGTGCCACTCTGCGCATGGCACAAGGAGCTCCCAAGGCTCCTGCTGGCAGAGAGGGGGcttggggccgggggctgccctgcGGAGGCAGGCAgcgagcccccagcaccccgctgcATCCCCTGCACGGTCTCCGCTCCAGGTGTCCCCTCGCCACCCCGCTCCGGTCCCCCCTTGCGCCCTCACCGCCGACCCCTCCTTCCTCCGGGTGCTCCCTGCGGGACAAAGCCCCTGCACGCCCCCCGAGACCCTCCAACCTCTGTCCCCTGGTGGGGCACAGCGCCCGccaccagcccctggggacaggcCAGCCTGTCCTAGCGGGACCCCGCTGCGCCACCCTTGTCCCCAGAAGTGCCACCTCCAGCGGGACCCCTGTTCCCTGGGCTGTCAGGgtccccgcagcacccggcACCGGCTGTGCCTGTGCCTTTGGCGGCCAGCAGGTGTCAGGGCACGGGCAGGGACCGGCAGCCAGCAGGTACGGGGGGCAGGGACCGGGCGGGGATGAGCAGTGACAAGCAGCGGTGGGCGAGGGCGGGCAGGTGGCGATGCGCAGGGAGCGGGCGGCGACGGGGAGCGGCGCAAGAAGCCTCTGGTCCCCTCTCCGGGCTCATCCAGGAGGCTGCGGTCCCCAGCGCGCAGCCCAGGGGGGCTAAAACATCCCTGGGGACCAGGGAGGGGCCGGGATGTCCAAGCTGAAAACCCGAGAGACAGGCAGAcagcggggcttggggggaagGCGCGTGGTGGCAGCGTGTGAGGGAGGGCACAGCCCGTCCCTGTCGTGTCACGGGCGGCCGGACGCCTCCAAGCCACACGTAAAGGCTCTGCACTGTCCCACGGCACGGGGTGTCACCCTTTTGGGAAGGCAGCGGGTCTGGAGGAAGGGCACAGCGCCAAGATGACACGGCCACCGGGGACCCTGGGGCACTCAGGTGGGACCACAGCCTCACGCAGGGGCTGTGGGTGGGATGCGATTGCTCGCAGCCGCCCCCCCGTGCCCGAAGCGTGgccaggagaagaagaaggatcGCACTACACCTGTCCCCAGGTGGAGTTTCGCCCAGAGGGAGCCAAGATCCTCTCCTGAGGTCCCCAAGAGCAATTTGTCACCGCCCTGAGGACAGTCGCCACACCGGTGTCTGCACGGGGTGATGGCTGGGGTAGGGACACcgtgggggcagggggcccggGACATTCCTGGGCCAGGCTGTCGCGGAGAGGTGAGGCAGGCTCTGCCTCCAGCCTTATCTCAGCACCTCCGAGTGGGACCAGCGAGAGCAAACACACTGGAATTCTTGAGGAAGATGAAACGATAAAGGGAAGGCGGGCAGAGAGCAGCACTACCCACCCCCCCAAGCAGGCAGCATCGTCAGGCTGCCTGGGACACCCAGACCCTTGGacttg from the Anser cygnoides isolate HZ-2024a breed goose chromosome 6, Taihu_goose_T2T_genome, whole genome shotgun sequence genome contains:
- the IHH gene encoding indian hedgehog protein, coding for MKPARLLLLLSGCALLLAPAVRGCGPGRVVGSRRRPPRKLIPLAYKQFSPNVPEKTLGASGRYEGKIARNSERFKELTPNYNPDIIFKDEENTGADRLMTQRCKDRLNSLAISVMNQWPGVKLRVTEGWDEDGHHSEESLHYEGRAVDITTSDRDRNKYGMLARLAVEAGFDWVYYESKAHIHCSVKSEHSAAAKTGGCFPGRALATLENGARTPLWALRPGQRVLAMDGAGRPTYSDFLAFLDKEPRALTAFHVIETREPPRRLALTPTHLLFVAENASAPAARFRPTFASRVRPGHFVLVASGSGGLQAAEVVGVRGRTDVGAYAPLTSHGTLVVDDVVASCFALVQEHQLAQLAFWPLRLYHSLVGWPGAQGDGVHWYSGLLYRLGRLLLPPDSFHPLGVPRVES